The Hymenobacter sp. GOD-10R genome includes a window with the following:
- a CDS encoding sigma 54-interacting transcriptional regulator: MAIQPVASPALSNQDESLLLYLNEAIATTRDKDSLFKIVTEKLRLIFPFDTIVIVTLDPEGRYKRLFLRDYLTSANLPHKGVTTPSLVAGTATEYFLRNPEVHTIKIQEVLDQYPDSPFCLMVEQGIHYITIAPMRTGGTQVGLLCLASRKHPSFGDADVRLLEKISSLVAVAVSNTIAFEEIARREREKTIQLAVNNALLTIKEREQLFQRVATEINRVVPYDYFGVRIRRQGGNREALVELRKEADGTFEPLDPNRWNDVPNYNEMEAEAFELFVQPALYSDEKFAALAKDYRLFDKIRQQYGTCSIMTAPLWVQDDRAAALILSSRQNSSFTEEDLELIMGLVPQITLALQNLFAFEQIESLRAQLERERTYLMDEINTTANFGEFIGNSPALQPALTRIQQVAPTDTTVLVTGETGTGKELAARALHNLSPRRDRALIKLNCAALPAQLIESELFGHEKGAFTGAVDRRIGKFELADGGTIFLDEIGELPLDLQAKLLRVLQEKEFERIGGRRVIKTDTRIIAATNRILEDEVAAGHFRADLYYRLNVFPIKLPALRERPEDIEPLIRFFLERLTKKMAKPVRGLRERDLRAMQQYSWPGNIRELEHVLEQAVIVSTGPFLEFAGFSAAAAQASPPIPLPDHGAIKTLRDQERDHILAALKRTGGRVSGPNGAAVLLDINAKTLEARMKKLGIRRTVGVE; this comes from the coding sequence ATGGCAATTCAACCAGTTGCATCTCCTGCTTTGTCTAACCAAGACGAATCGCTATTGCTTTATCTAAACGAAGCCATTGCCACGACGCGCGACAAGGATTCGCTGTTTAAAATCGTAACGGAGAAGCTGCGGCTCATTTTCCCCTTCGATACAATTGTCATTGTTACGCTTGATCCGGAAGGGCGCTACAAGCGCTTATTTCTCCGTGACTACCTGACCAGTGCCAACTTACCCCACAAAGGCGTTACAACACCTAGCTTGGTAGCTGGAACAGCAACGGAATATTTCCTGCGCAACCCCGAGGTACATACCATCAAGATTCAAGAGGTGCTGGATCAGTATCCTGACTCGCCTTTCTGCCTTATGGTCGAGCAGGGCATCCACTACATTACCATTGCGCCCATGCGCACGGGGGGCACGCAAGTGGGCTTGCTGTGCCTAGCATCGCGCAAACACCCTAGCTTCGGTGATGCTGACGTGAGGTTGCTAGAGAAGATCAGTAGCCTAGTAGCCGTGGCCGTCAGCAATACAATCGCCTTTGAAGAGATTGCACGGCGCGAACGAGAAAAGACCATTCAGCTGGCCGTGAACAATGCCCTGCTTACCATCAAGGAGCGGGAGCAGCTTTTCCAGCGGGTAGCCACCGAGATAAACCGGGTAGTGCCCTACGACTACTTTGGGGTGCGCATCCGGCGGCAGGGTGGCAACCGTGAGGCGCTCGTTGAGCTACGCAAAGAAGCAGATGGCACCTTTGAGCCGCTCGACCCGAACCGCTGGAATGACGTACCCAACTACAACGAAATGGAAGCCGAGGCCTTCGAGCTGTTCGTGCAGCCCGCGCTGTACTCCGATGAGAAGTTTGCGGCCCTAGCCAAAGACTATCGTTTGTTCGATAAGATCCGGCAGCAGTATGGTACGTGCTCCATTATGACGGCACCTCTCTGGGTACAAGACGACCGAGCGGCTGCACTCATCTTATCAAGCCGCCAGAACAGCAGCTTCACTGAAGAAGACCTAGAGCTAATTATGGGCCTGGTACCCCAGATCACGCTGGCTCTGCAAAACCTATTTGCCTTCGAGCAGATCGAGAGCCTGCGAGCCCAGCTAGAACGGGAACGGACCTACCTGATGGACGAAATTAACACCACGGCCAACTTCGGCGAGTTCATTGGCAATAGCCCCGCTTTGCAGCCCGCTCTCACGCGTATTCAGCAAGTAGCGCCCACCGATACCACGGTGCTAGTGACGGGCGAAACGGGTACTGGCAAAGAGCTAGCTGCCCGCGCCTTGCATAACCTCTCGCCGCGCCGCGACCGTGCCCTTATCAAACTTAACTGCGCAGCCTTACCAGCCCAACTAATTGAGAGCGAGCTATTCGGTCACGAGAAAGGTGCTTTCACGGGGGCAGTGGATCGACGCATCGGTAAGTTTGAGCTAGCTGATGGTGGCACTATTTTCTTGGATGAAATCGGTGAACTACCACTCGATTTGCAAGCCAAGCTGCTGCGTGTGTTGCAGGAAAAGGAGTTTGAGCGAATTGGGGGCCGGCGCGTTATCAAGACCGACACTCGCATTATTGCGGCCACAAACCGCATCTTGGAAGACGAAGTAGCGGCTGGCCATTTCCGCGCCGACTTGTACTATCGCCTCAACGTGTTTCCCATCAAGCTGCCGGCCCTGCGCGAACGACCTGAGGATATTGAGCCCCTTATTCGATTCTTCTTGGAGCGGCTGACGAAGAAGATGGCCAAACCCGTACGTGGCTTGCGCGAGCGAGACTTGCGCGCGATGCAGCAGTACAGCTGGCCCGGTAACATCCGGGAGCTAGAGCACGTGCTAGAGCAAGCGGTTATCGTCTCAACCGGGCCCTTCTTGGAGTTCGCCGGCTTCTCGGCGGCAGCGGCGCAGGCTTCACCACCCATCCCTCTCCCCGATCACGGCGCTATCAAAACGCTACGTGACCAGGAGCGCGACCATATTCTGGCGGCGCTTAAGCGCACCGGCGGCCGGGTGAGTGGCCCGAACGGCGCAGCGGTTCTTCTAGACATCAACGCCAAAACCCTAGAGGCTCGCATGAAAAAGCTAGGTATTCGGCGGACGGTGGGCGTGGAATAG
- a CDS encoding Gfo/Idh/MocA family oxidoreductase: MRTFNWGIIGLGRIAHKFAENLALLSNARLYGVASRSETKAQEFATQFGAAHACGSYEELLKLPDLDAVYIATPHSEHHANTLLCLRAGVPVLCEKAFALNTQQAAEMIATAREQKVFLMEAFWTRFFPAVKEALKIVQSGELGEVKHIVADFGFKAPYDPEGRLYNPKLAGGSLLDIGVYPLFISKLLLGNPTEVKAVATFAPTGVDTNCAMSLAYANGATASLFSTVVALTDTACRIYGTEGSLRLNGRFHAPDGVTVYHDGEEPRVIDCEKKGYGYYYEAEHVQECLEQGLLESPLLPLDFSLELMQLLDQIREQIGLRYPGES, from the coding sequence ATGCGCACGTTCAACTGGGGCATTATTGGACTGGGACGAATTGCCCACAAGTTTGCCGAAAACCTAGCTTTGCTGTCCAACGCTCGCCTCTACGGTGTGGCTTCCCGCAGCGAAACCAAAGCCCAGGAGTTTGCCACCCAGTTTGGTGCCGCGCATGCCTGCGGTAGCTACGAAGAGCTACTAAAGCTACCCGACCTAGATGCCGTGTACATCGCCACGCCCCACTCCGAGCACCACGCCAACACGCTGCTGTGCCTGCGAGCCGGTGTGCCGGTGCTGTGCGAAAAGGCCTTTGCCCTCAATACCCAGCAAGCCGCCGAAATGATTGCCACGGCCCGGGAGCAAAAAGTATTTCTAATGGAAGCGTTCTGGACGCGCTTCTTCCCGGCCGTCAAGGAAGCGTTGAAGATCGTGCAATCTGGCGAGCTAGGAGAGGTAAAGCATATCGTGGCTGATTTCGGCTTTAAAGCGCCATATGACCCCGAAGGCCGCCTGTACAACCCAAAGCTGGCCGGCGGCAGTCTGCTCGATATTGGTGTGTACCCACTGTTTATCAGCAAGCTCCTACTCGGAAATCCGACAGAAGTAAAAGCCGTCGCCACGTTCGCCCCGACGGGAGTAGATACCAACTGCGCCATGTCCTTGGCGTATGCCAACGGCGCCACGGCGAGCCTGTTCTCAACCGTAGTAGCCCTAACCGACACGGCCTGCCGTATCTACGGCACCGAAGGAAGCCTGCGCCTCAACGGCCGCTTTCACGCCCCTGATGGCGTCACAGTGTACCACGATGGCGAAGAGCCTAGGGTTATCGACTGTGAAAAGAAAGGCTATGGCTATTACTACGAAGCCGAGCACGTGCAGGAATGCTTGGAACAAGGCTTGTTGGAAAGCCCGCTGCTGCCGCTGGATTTTAGCCTGGAACTCATGCAGTTGTTAGATCAAATTCGGGAGCAAATAGGTCTGCGGTATCCGGGCGAGAGCTAG
- a CDS encoding AAA family ATPase has translation MPAPFQLTRDHVLRAIRHIEREGLQLRLSTVYDLVYKGRRYPPRPVVQLAYRLATDQPDATWPLPAGAPTNDLLEQLDFTVAAKRPTLANSPLDGDVAAQEAMRDLYTGPAVEAPATPSKLAPAATAEVHEPAPSYGSAPAEPYNRTTALEELFITEEKLDNALAALHRRRNLILQGPPGTGKTFLARRLAWLELGATDARRIELVQFHPSYSYEDFVQGFRPDGKGTFRLTPGVLLDFCRKAAADPEQPYFLLIDEINRGNLSRIFGELLLLLEADKRGPAHAVRLPYAAANEPRFFVPENVFVIGTMNTADRSLAPLDYALRRRFAFVPLQPEFGTRLQDALASRDVPEGVIHRLITRMEELNRAIVDDPELGPDFQIGHSYFCQPPSDASAADTWLTLILEQEIAPLLDDYWLDQPAKAAAHKKRLLAGA, from the coding sequence ATGCCAGCTCCTTTTCAGCTCACCCGCGACCATGTTCTGCGCGCTATCCGCCACATTGAGCGTGAAGGCTTGCAGCTGCGACTTAGTACGGTGTACGATCTGGTGTACAAGGGCCGCCGCTATCCGCCGCGGCCGGTGGTGCAGCTAGCCTACCGCCTGGCCACCGACCAGCCCGATGCTACTTGGCCGCTACCTGCTGGCGCGCCCACCAATGATCTGCTCGAACAGCTAGACTTCACGGTGGCTGCCAAACGCCCCACGCTGGCGAATTCGCCGCTCGATGGCGACGTAGCAGCGCAGGAAGCGATGCGCGACTTGTACACGGGCCCGGCCGTGGAAGCTCCTGCTACGCCATCCAAGCTAGCACCAGCCGCTACCGCCGAAGTGCACGAACCGGCGCCTTCGTACGGCTCCGCACCCGCTGAGCCCTACAACCGCACCACGGCGCTGGAAGAGCTGTTTATCACCGAAGAGAAGCTCGATAACGCGCTGGCCGCCTTGCACCGTCGGCGCAACCTGATTTTGCAAGGCCCGCCCGGCACCGGCAAGACCTTTTTGGCCCGACGATTGGCCTGGCTGGAGCTAGGTGCCACCGATGCGCGGCGCATCGAGCTGGTGCAGTTTCACCCCAGCTACAGCTACGAGGACTTTGTGCAAGGCTTCCGACCCGACGGCAAAGGCACGTTCCGCCTCACGCCCGGCGTGTTGCTCGACTTCTGCCGGAAAGCCGCCGCTGATCCTGAACAGCCGTATTTTTTATTAATCGACGAAATCAATCGGGGTAATCTGAGTCGGATTTTTGGCGAGTTGCTACTGTTGCTCGAAGCCGATAAGCGCGGCCCTGCGCACGCGGTTCGTTTGCCGTACGCGGCAGCCAATGAACCTAGGTTTTTTGTGCCGGAAAACGTGTTTGTTATCGGCACGATGAACACCGCCGACCGCTCCCTGGCTCCGCTGGATTACGCCTTACGGCGGCGCTTCGCTTTTGTGCCGCTACAACCAGAGTTCGGTACTCGCTTGCAGGATGCTTTGGCATCAAGAGATGTCCCTGAAGGGGTTATTCACCGCTTGATAACGCGCATGGAAGAACTCAACCGAGCCATAGTCGACGACCCGGAGCTAGGTCCTGACTTCCAGATTGGCCACAGCTACTTCTGCCAGCCACCCTCTGACGCAAGTGCCGCTGACACGTGGCTCACGCTGATTTTGGAACAGGAAATTGCGCCACTCTTAGATGATTACTGGCTTGACCAACCGGCCAAAGCAGCGGCTCATAAGAAGCGGTTGCTAGCTGGTGCTTGA
- a CDS encoding 5-methylcytosine restriction system specificity protein McrC, which translates to MIPIQNLYYLLCYAWNRLPERDELVTTSPTEFHRPLELLAQVLLTGARRLLRQGLKNTYAERQEEVQALRGRLLLTPTLHRDLLRHGRAVCAYDELGPDSAFNRLLLGTVEQLMRSHLLPSTQRHELRLLRSRFPASLAPAPFTQHTLRQVRRQRLSGPESFLLNVCELIYHSALPEVDTAGRTRFRDFRRDERLMAQLFEAFVRNFYRHEQRQFRVLSETIAWQAAAEQPEAMHLLPSMITDTTLESAARKIILDTKYYATALRQRYDRQRLIAPHLYQLYAYLQNQPLEAGQQLEGILLYPAATQEVDLRYTLGGHPVRIVTLDLNQPWPGIASDLLGLIS; encoded by the coding sequence ATGATTCCCATTCAGAACCTGTACTACCTGCTCTGCTACGCCTGGAACCGCCTGCCGGAGCGCGACGAGCTAGTAACTACCTCGCCAACGGAGTTTCACCGGCCGCTGGAGTTGCTAGCGCAGGTACTGCTCACAGGTGCGCGCCGCCTGCTGCGGCAAGGATTGAAGAACACGTACGCTGAGCGCCAGGAAGAAGTACAAGCGCTCCGTGGCCGTCTGCTGCTCACCCCTACCCTGCACCGCGACTTGCTTCGCCACGGTCGCGCCGTATGTGCCTACGATGAGCTAGGTCCTGATTCGGCGTTTAATCGGTTGCTGCTCGGCACCGTGGAGCAGTTGATGCGCAGCCATTTACTACCCAGCACCCAACGGCATGAGCTACGGCTTTTGCGTAGTCGATTTCCGGCTAGCCTAGCACCCGCGCCTTTCACCCAGCACACGCTTCGGCAGGTACGCCGCCAGCGCTTGAGCGGCCCTGAGAGCTTTCTGCTCAACGTCTGCGAGCTGATTTACCACAGCGCTTTGCCCGAGGTGGATACCGCCGGCCGTACCCGCTTCCGCGACTTCCGCCGCGACGAGCGCCTCATGGCGCAGCTCTTCGAAGCGTTTGTGCGCAACTTCTACCGCCACGAGCAGCGGCAGTTTCGGGTGCTATCCGAAACCATTGCCTGGCAAGCCGCCGCGGAGCAGCCTGAGGCCATGCACCTGCTTCCTAGTATGATTACCGACACGACGCTGGAATCTGCGGCGCGCAAGATCATCTTGGATACCAAGTACTACGCCACAGCCTTGCGCCAGCGCTATGACCGGCAGCGGCTTATTGCGCCGCACCTGTACCAGCTCTACGCTTACCTTCAAAATCAACCCTTAGAAGCCGGGCAACAACTCGAAGGCATTTTGCTATACCCGGCAGCTACTCAGGAAGTCGACTTACGCTATACTCTAGGTGGTCACCCCGTCCGCATCGTCACGCTGGACTTGAATCAGCCGTGGCCCGGCATTGCGAGTGATTTGTTAGGGCTGATAAGCTAG
- a CDS encoding UTP--glucose-1-phosphate uridylyltransferase, which produces MNVFIETIVSTDSAKRDRSFYDISKQLSAKELLANLRELDEFRKTTPSLYDKVRAILFLYAGFRFFLQESKEVPAVGRISYAGFEDLLGRRFEHAISTFLHELDIQGPSATLFSALADSYHHLSFQILADQVRKSVRSSKGNQWMFRVGHQAEHPIRIHPSLLERPDGSLFYPILHEQTSVRMDLTHSGWSDIFFLGMDYPEGARVINLSIDLGVFGRDKDIRPPLNAYVRVIPEPVLRVTSIDLNTSKDITDLADLFNFGNDYLSLVKAGIIASGLIPPSFEGTNQSLPEILARMVAPGMGIELVTKVNDIPKGSRFAVSTNLLGSIISLLMRASGQTKNLEGGLDESERRLVASRAILGEWIGGSGGGWQDSGGVWPGIKAIQGTFAQPGDPEFDISRGTLLPRHRVLQGEEVHPEMEERIMNSLVLMHGGMASNVGPILEMVTEKYLLRGTRETLARQQTNEIFDNILGAIREGDIQKLGANTARNFEGPIKTIIPWASTFFTEELIRRAKKRFGADYYGFLMLGGMSGGGMGMFVNPAHYEDYKVRVLELLRETKKELSDSLPFAVEPVVYNWNINPKGTWSTLRTGTDALMPEQYYAIQVSDLVKKDPATISYVRRAEIDFFTTHCEQNNLAYPLLRTIVSNLFKVSDPSTQGNRGTENEKADRIKKENGFDYVQHEDLREELQKGRIGLSRNRLSAETTIEDVKPGDVIQLDELPDVTPRGEHAIRTGKVAVMSLAAGVGSRWTKGAGVIKALNPFVEIDGRHRSFLEIHLAKTRKVAEQYNAVIPHIVATSYLTHEPIRKKLASNQNYGYTGPVLLSEGRSIGQRYVPMERDLRFLWEEMPQETLDENKQKVREAGRQSMIAWAKGKGEGSDYVDNIAAQRFSPLGHWYEVSNLLRNGTLARLLREQPQVQTIMLHNIDTLGADVHAAALGYHLAAGNVLTFEVIARRIEDRGGGLARVNDRVRLLEGLAQPREDDELALSYYNSMTTWIQIDPLLALFGLTREDLQTGDDAQLAKAVRSVAHRIPTYVTIKDVKYRWGHGQEDIYPVAQIEKLWSDMSALPDVKCGYIVVPRQRGQQMKDPAQLDSWVTDGSKDHIVSLGVFS; this is translated from the coding sequence ATGAATGTCTTTATAGAAACCATCGTTTCGACTGACTCCGCCAAGCGGGACCGGTCGTTTTACGATATCAGTAAGCAGTTGTCAGCGAAAGAGTTGCTGGCAAACTTGCGGGAGCTGGACGAGTTCCGCAAGACGACACCTAGCTTGTACGATAAGGTGCGCGCCATCCTGTTCTTGTACGCGGGCTTCCGGTTTTTCCTGCAAGAATCGAAGGAAGTGCCAGCTGTTGGGCGTATCTCATACGCTGGCTTTGAGGATTTGCTAGGTCGCCGTTTTGAGCACGCTATCAGCACGTTCCTGCACGAACTGGATATACAAGGACCGAGCGCTACGCTGTTCAGCGCCTTAGCCGATAGCTACCACCACCTGTCGTTCCAGATCTTGGCCGACCAGGTGCGCAAGAGCGTGCGGTCGAGCAAGGGCAATCAGTGGATGTTCCGGGTCGGCCACCAAGCCGAGCACCCGATCCGCATTCACCCGAGCCTGTTAGAGCGGCCTGATGGCTCGTTGTTCTACCCCATCCTGCACGAGCAAACCTCCGTGCGTATGGACCTCACGCACAGTGGCTGGTCAGACATCTTCTTCCTAGGGATGGATTACCCGGAGGGCGCCCGCGTCATCAACCTCTCGATTGACCTAGGGGTCTTTGGCCGCGATAAAGACATTCGGCCCCCGCTGAATGCTTACGTGCGCGTCATCCCCGAGCCGGTGCTGCGCGTGACCAGCATCGACCTGAACACAAGCAAGGACATCACCGACCTAGCTGACCTGTTCAACTTCGGCAATGACTACCTGAGCTTGGTGAAGGCTGGTATCATCGCCTCGGGTCTAATTCCGCCATCCTTTGAAGGCACAAACCAATCCTTGCCCGAAATCCTAGCTCGCATGGTAGCGCCAGGTATGGGTATCGAACTGGTAACCAAAGTAAACGACATTCCAAAAGGCTCGCGCTTTGCCGTTTCGACCAACCTGCTCGGCTCTATTATTAGCTTGCTGATGCGGGCTTCGGGCCAAACCAAAAATTTGGAAGGCGGCCTCGATGAATCGGAGCGCCGCCTGGTGGCCTCGCGCGCTATCCTAGGTGAGTGGATTGGAGGCTCAGGCGGCGGCTGGCAAGATTCGGGTGGTGTGTGGCCGGGCATCAAGGCCATTCAGGGCACCTTTGCCCAGCCCGGTGACCCTGAATTTGACATCAGCCGCGGTACGCTGCTGCCCCGCCACCGCGTGTTGCAGGGCGAGGAAGTGCACCCCGAAATGGAGGAACGCATCATGAATTCGCTGGTGCTCATGCATGGCGGTATGGCGTCCAACGTGGGTCCCATCTTGGAGATGGTGACGGAGAAGTACCTGCTGCGTGGCACGCGCGAAACCTTAGCCCGCCAGCAGACCAACGAGATTTTTGATAACATCTTAGGTGCCATTCGCGAAGGCGACATTCAAAAGCTAGGTGCTAACACCGCCCGCAACTTCGAAGGTCCGATCAAGACCATCATTCCGTGGGCATCCACCTTCTTCACCGAGGAATTGATCCGCAGAGCCAAAAAGCGCTTCGGAGCTGATTACTACGGCTTCCTGATGCTCGGCGGTATGTCGGGTGGCGGCATGGGCATGTTCGTAAACCCCGCCCATTACGAAGACTACAAAGTGCGGGTACTGGAGCTACTGCGCGAAACGAAGAAAGAACTTTCTGACTCGCTGCCCTTTGCCGTCGAGCCGGTAGTGTACAACTGGAACATCAACCCGAAAGGAACCTGGAGCACCTTGCGCACCGGCACCGACGCGCTGATGCCGGAGCAATACTACGCCATTCAGGTGTCGGACTTGGTGAAGAAGGACCCAGCCACAATTTCCTACGTGCGTCGCGCCGAAATCGATTTTTTCACTACGCACTGCGAGCAGAACAACCTCGCTTATCCGCTGCTGCGGACCATCGTCAGCAACCTGTTCAAGGTATCAGACCCGAGCACGCAGGGCAACCGCGGCACCGAAAACGAGAAGGCCGACCGCATCAAGAAGGAAAACGGCTTCGACTACGTGCAGCACGAAGACCTGCGGGAAGAGCTACAAAAAGGCCGCATTGGCTTGTCACGCAACCGTTTATCGGCCGAAACGACCATCGAAGACGTGAAGCCCGGCGACGTAATACAGCTAGACGAGTTGCCGGATGTGACGCCGCGCGGCGAACATGCTATTCGGACGGGCAAAGTGGCCGTGATGAGCCTAGCTGCCGGCGTGGGCAGCCGCTGGACTAAAGGCGCAGGTGTCATCAAAGCCTTGAACCCCTTCGTGGAAATCGACGGTCGGCACCGCAGCTTCCTGGAAATTCACTTGGCCAAAACACGCAAGGTGGCCGAGCAGTACAACGCAGTGATTCCGCACATTGTGGCCACGAGCTACCTCACGCACGAACCCATTCGGAAGAAGCTAGCTTCGAACCAGAACTACGGCTACACCGGCCCGGTACTGCTGTCGGAGGGTCGCTCGATAGGTCAGCGCTACGTGCCGATGGAGCGCGACCTGCGCTTCCTGTGGGAGGAAATGCCCCAGGAAACCCTCGACGAAAACAAGCAGAAAGTGCGTGAAGCAGGTCGGCAAAGCATGATTGCCTGGGCCAAGGGCAAAGGCGAAGGCTCCGACTACGTGGATAACATTGCTGCCCAACGTTTCTCGCCCCTAGGTCACTGGTATGAGGTGTCGAACCTGCTGCGCAATGGTACGCTGGCCCGCTTGCTCCGCGAGCAGCCGCAGGTACAAACCATTATGCTGCATAACATTGATACCCTAGGTGCCGATGTGCACGCTGCTGCCCTCGGCTACCACTTAGCTGCTGGCAACGTGTTGACCTTCGAGGTGATAGCGCGCCGCATCGAGGACCGTGGCGGCGGGCTCGCCCGCGTAAACGACCGGGTGCGTCTGCTAGAAGGCCTAGCCCAACCCCGTGAAGACGACGAGCTAGCCTTGAGCTACTACAACTCGATGACCACTTGGATTCAGATTGATCCGTTGCTAGCCCTTTTCGGCCTGACGCGCGAAGATCTGCAAACCGGCGACGACGCTCAGCTAGCCAAAGCGGTGCGCAGCGTTGCCCACCGCATCCCCACGTACGTCACGATCAAAGACGTAAAGTACCGCTGGGGCCACGGCCAGGAAGACATTTACCCCGTCGCTCAAATCGAAAAGCTGTGGAGCGATATGTCGGCCCTGCCGGATGTGAAGTGCGGCTACATCGTAGTACCGCGTCAGCGTGGCCAACAGATGAAAGACCCCGCCCAGCTCGACTCTTGGGTAACGGATGGCAGCAAAGACCACATCGTTTCCCTGGGTGTGTTTAGCTAA
- a CDS encoding UTP--glucose-1-phosphate uridylyltransferase gives MKVKKAVITAAARGERLYPVADTIQKAMLPVIDVDGLHKPVIQIIAEEALASGIEEICVICAPGDGERYLSAFGSLRDNLVKSYKGSDWAKDEAEKIDNLLNRIQFAEQSEPLGYGHAIYCAREFVGNEPFLLLLGDYLYVSDVAGKRCAAQLLELASQAECAVSAVNPTIEHQIGRYGTLTGKHLAGEVGIYQIDKIIEKPSLSTAELELQTPGLRAGYYLCFFGMHVLTPTVFEILQKHIEQGGTNILLTPALQELAATEKYLALEVKGNRYDLSRRQGLLRAQVALGLAGEAHDETLTTMVELLAEANSRKSK, from the coding sequence ATGAAAGTTAAAAAAGCAGTCATTACCGCGGCGGCTCGCGGCGAGCGGTTGTATCCAGTAGCCGATACCATTCAGAAGGCTATGCTGCCGGTCATTGACGTGGATGGTTTGCACAAGCCCGTCATTCAGATTATTGCCGAGGAAGCGCTAGCCAGCGGCATTGAAGAAATCTGCGTTATCTGCGCACCCGGCGACGGCGAGCGATACCTGAGTGCCTTCGGCTCGTTGCGCGACAATCTGGTGAAGTCCTACAAAGGCAGCGACTGGGCCAAGGATGAGGCAGAGAAAATTGATAACCTGCTCAATCGCATTCAATTTGCTGAGCAGTCGGAGCCGTTGGGCTACGGCCACGCTATTTATTGCGCACGCGAGTTTGTGGGCAACGAGCCCTTCCTACTGCTACTCGGCGACTACCTCTACGTGTCGGATGTGGCGGGCAAACGCTGCGCCGCGCAATTGCTGGAGCTAGCTTCGCAGGCCGAGTGTGCTGTATCGGCCGTCAACCCGACCATTGAGCATCAAATTGGGCGCTACGGTACGCTCACTGGCAAGCACTTGGCCGGTGAAGTTGGTATCTATCAGATCGATAAGATCATCGAAAAGCCATCCTTGAGCACTGCCGAGCTAGAGTTGCAAACGCCGGGTCTGCGGGCGGGTTATTACCTCTGCTTCTTCGGCATGCACGTGCTGACGCCCACTGTGTTCGAGATTCTGCAAAAGCACATCGAGCAAGGCGGCACCAACATTCTGCTCACGCCCGCTTTGCAGGAGCTAGCCGCCACCGAAAAATACCTAGCCCTCGAAGTGAAAGGTAACCGCTACGACCTAAGCCGCCGCCAAGGCCTGCTCCGCGCCCAAGTGGCCCTCGGCTTAGCCGGCGAAGCCCACGACGAAACCCTGACCACGATGGTGGAGCTGCTGGCCGAAGCAAACAGCCGCAAGTCGAAGTAG